Genomic segment of Rickettsiella endosymbiont of Xylota segnis:
TGCAACAGCATCTAATTTAGGGAAACCAAGCCAAGCTCCAATCACACCTAAAGCAACGGCTATAGAAGAAGCTGAATCACTACGATGATGCCAGGCATTGGTCATTAACAGTCTGGATTTAATTTTATTTGCTATCTGTTTGGTCCAGAAATAAAGTATCTCATTGAGCACAACTGAACTAAGAGCAATCCATAAAACAATTTGAGCTGGCACGATATGGACATGAACCGCAGCGATAGTATTAAAAGCGTTTACAATGATAGCAAAAGCTGCAATAGCTAAAATTAATGCTAAAAAAACGGTAGCTGCTGTTTCAATACGACCATGTCCATAAGGATGATCCTCATCCGCCGCTTTATTGCCAAATTTTGAGGCAATAATAACAACGCTATCAACAATTAAATCAGATAGGGAATGAATTCCATCAGCTAGTAAGCCATGAGAATGACCAATAATACCAAAGATTATTTTCAATCCCGCTAATAGGATATTTTTTAATCCACCCCACAATGCGATAAAGCGTGTTTGTTGATAGCGAGAAGTCTTCATTAACAAGTACCTATTTGTATCGACATGAAAATTTCTCGACATTGTGTGCTACTAGACAGTAAATAGTGACCATGGATGCGACACCAAGCTGAAATATCAGAGAGGCTACCTTTATCAGTACATACGACCTCTAAAATATCACCAGGATTTAACTTTTTTACGTATTCTTGTACCTTAATAACAGGTAAAGGACACAGTAAACGTCGAGCATCTAATTGGTGAGTCATAATCATTGGTTTTTGTAGATAATCTATATTAATTTATTGGGATTAGACTTGCTTTTAATAAAATTCTTTTCTTAGAAAATAAGATTAGCCCGAAATATACCACTCTTTAGGGATCTGATCTGCAGTAAAAGGGTTAACCTCCACTGTTTGCACAGAACCACTCAATGAGCAAATTTCCAAAGTTACCTTATCATTGGATTTAGCGTCGGTAAAGCGAGCAGCGATTTTTGCGGCATAATGGATGTATTCAGCATTAATTTTACCATCAATTAGGCTTAAAGGACCTAGATGACTAATGGGCTTT
This window contains:
- a CDS encoding sulfurtransferase TusA family protein, whose product is MTHQLDARRLLCPLPVIKVQEYVKKLNPGDILEVVCTDKGSLSDISAWCRIHGHYLLSSSTQCREIFMSIQIGTC